In Chloroflexota bacterium, the following are encoded in one genomic region:
- a CDS encoding M3 family oligoendopeptidase — protein MTAYTQTRWSLNDLFESPQAALAAFDQLDAMVAEVEARRADLRPDISTEAFLELLQRLEAIDRLANRIYGYAHLRFSENTQDEEAQNLLGQVRQRMAGLQNRLLFFDLWWKALDDENAGRLMAASGDYRYYLEKMRLYRPHTLSEAEEKVINLKDTTGAMALITLYSAITNRYTFKIEVDGETKELTRGELMVYARHHDPDLRAAAYQELYRVYGNDGAILGQIYQNVVRDWYNENVVLRKFSSPIAVRNLANHLPDEVVDTLLDVARENAEVFRRFFRLKARWLGMERLRRYDIYAPVAKSDKTYDFGQAVEMVLAAYRRFNPKMAELAEKILAENHLDSEVRKGKTGGAFCSTIEPGLTPWVLVSYQGRPDDAATLAHELGHAVHSLLASHHTAFTQHAILPLAETASTFGEMLLVDMLLEQETDEAVRRDLLFRQVDDNYATIMRQAYFAMFEKQAHDMVQQGASVNALADAYMENLRDQFGDAVEIGDEFRWEWVSIPHIYHAPFYVYAYAFGQLLVLSLYQRYQEEGEAFIPRYLDLLAAGGSKPPMQILQEAGVDVTQAAFWEGGFGLIRRWVEQLEALPMP, from the coding sequence ATGACCGCTTATACCCAAACCCGTTGGAGCCTGAACGACCTGTTTGAATCTCCCCAGGCCGCCTTAGCGGCTTTCGACCAACTGGACGCGATGGTGGCCGAGGTAGAAGCCCGCCGCGCCGACCTGCGCCCCGACATTTCCACCGAGGCTTTCCTCGAACTCTTGCAGCGCCTGGAAGCCATTGACCGCCTTGCCAACCGTATTTACGGCTATGCCCACCTGCGCTTTTCCGAAAATACGCAGGATGAGGAAGCCCAGAACCTGCTCGGCCAGGTGCGGCAGCGCATGGCGGGCCTGCAGAACCGCTTGCTGTTCTTCGACCTCTGGTGGAAAGCACTGGATGACGAGAACGCCGGGCGGTTGATGGCGGCTTCCGGTGATTACCGCTATTACCTGGAAAAGATGCGCCTTTACCGCCCGCACACGCTTTCCGAGGCCGAAGAAAAGGTCATCAACCTGAAGGACACCACCGGTGCGATGGCGCTCATCACCCTTTACAGCGCCATCACCAACCGCTACACCTTCAAAATTGAAGTGGACGGCGAAACGAAGGAACTCACCCGCGGCGAACTGATGGTCTATGCCCGCCATCATGACCCCGACCTGCGCGCCGCAGCCTACCAGGAACTCTATCGCGTTTACGGCAACGACGGCGCCATTCTGGGGCAGATTTACCAGAACGTGGTGCGCGACTGGTACAACGAAAACGTCGTGCTGCGCAAGTTTTCCAGCCCCATTGCGGTGCGCAACCTTGCCAACCACCTGCCCGATGAAGTCGTGGACACCCTGCTGGATGTGGCGCGGGAAAACGCCGAGGTCTTCCGCCGCTTCTTCCGCCTGAAGGCGCGCTGGCTGGGCATGGAACGCCTGCGCCGCTACGACATTTATGCCCCCGTGGCGAAGTCCGACAAGACCTACGACTTCGGCCAGGCGGTGGAGATGGTGCTGGCGGCTTATCGCCGTTTCAACCCCAAAATGGCGGAACTCGCCGAGAAGATTCTGGCGGAAAACCATCTGGATAGCGAAGTACGCAAGGGTAAAACCGGCGGAGCGTTCTGTTCCACCATCGAACCCGGCCTGACGCCGTGGGTGCTGGTCAGTTATCAGGGGCGTCCCGACGACGCTGCCACCTTAGCCCACGAACTCGGCCACGCGGTGCATTCCCTGCTGGCTTCCCACCACACCGCCTTTACCCAGCACGCCATCCTGCCCCTCGCCGAGACGGCTTCCACCTTTGGCGAGATGCTGCTGGTGGATATGTTGCTGGAGCAGGAAACCGACGAGGCCGTGCGCCGCGACCTGCTCTTCCGCCAGGTGGATGACAACTACGCCACCATCATGCGGCAGGCTTATTTTGCCATGTTTGAGAAGCAGGCGCACGATATGGTGCAGCAGGGCGCGTCGGTCAACGCCCTGGCCGACGCCTACATGGAAAACCTGCGCGACCAGTTCGGCGATGCGGTGGAAATCGGCGACGAATTCCGCTGGGAGTGGGTTTCCATCCCGCACATTTACCACGCGCCGTTCTATGTGTATGCTTATGCCTTCGGGCAGTTACTGGTGCTCTCGCTTTACCAGCGTTACCAAGAGGAAGGCGAGGCGTTCATCCCCCGCTATCTGGACCTGCTCGCCGCGGGCGGCTCGAAACCGCCGATGCAGATTCTGCAGGAAGCCGGTGTGGATGTCACCCAGGCGGCGTTTTGGGAAGGCGGCTTTGGCCTCATCCGCCGCTGGGTGGAGCAACTGGAAGCCCTGCCGATGCCGTAA
- the ychF gene encoding redox-regulated ATPase YchF, whose amino-acid sequence MRLGIIGLSQSGKTTVFNALTRGDAPLTMSGGRFEVHTAVVDVPDPRVDALSAMFNPRRTIYAKVTYADIAGLEGKAGGDISGPLLNQLTQMDGLVHVVRCFESDSVPHPMGSVDPLRDVAAMDAEFLLNDLIAVERKLERLEEEWKKSARDRKQVEQEQALFHKLHEALSAEIPLRDVELTPAEEKLLAGFGFLSRKPLLILFNLGEGQEPPTLDYPHKRSAVASLMGKLEMEIAQLPPDDAEMFLAEYGIEEPGLNRVIRLSYELLGLISFFTVGEDEVRAWTVRRGAKAPEAAGVIHTDLQKGFIRAEVISYDDLMALGSMAAARKEGKLRLEGKDYVVQDGDILHIRFNVR is encoded by the coding sequence ATGCGCTTAGGCATTATCGGCCTTTCCCAGAGCGGGAAAACCACGGTTTTCAACGCCCTTACCCGCGGCGACGCCCCCCTCACCATGAGCGGCGGGCGCTTTGAGGTGCATACTGCCGTGGTGGACGTCCCCGACCCGCGGGTGGACGCCCTTTCGGCCATGTTCAACCCCCGCCGTACGATTTACGCCAAAGTCACCTATGCCGACATCGCCGGGCTGGAAGGCAAGGCCGGCGGCGACATTTCCGGCCCGCTGCTCAACCAACTCACCCAGATGGACGGGCTGGTGCACGTCGTGCGCTGCTTCGAGAGCGACAGCGTGCCGCATCCCATGGGCAGCGTGGACCCGCTGCGCGATGTGGCTGCGATGGACGCCGAATTCCTGCTCAACGACCTGATTGCCGTGGAGCGCAAACTGGAGCGGCTGGAAGAGGAATGGAAGAAAAGCGCCCGCGACCGCAAGCAGGTGGAGCAGGAGCAGGCGCTGTTCCACAAACTTCACGAAGCCCTTTCCGCCGAAATCCCCCTGCGGGATGTGGAACTCACCCCCGCCGAGGAAAAACTGCTGGCCGGTTTCGGCTTTCTTTCCCGCAAGCCGCTGCTGATTTTGTTCAACCTTGGCGAAGGCCAGGAACCCCCGACGCTGGACTACCCCCACAAGCGCAGCGCGGTGGCTTCGCTGATGGGCAAACTGGAGATGGAAATTGCCCAACTGCCGCCCGACGATGCCGAGATGTTCCTCGCCGAATATGGCATTGAGGAACCCGGCCTGAATCGGGTCATCCGCCTTTCGTATGAACTGCTGGGGCTGATTTCGTTCTTCACCGTGGGCGAAGACGAAGTGCGGGCGTGGACGGTGCGCCGCGGCGCGAAAGCCCCCGAAGCCGCGGGCGTGATTCACACCGACCTGCAAAAGGGCTTCATCCGCGCCGAGGTGATTTCCTACGACGACCTGATGGCCCTGGGCAGCATGGCCGCCGCCCGCAAGGAAGGCAAACTCCGCCTGGAAGGCAAGGATTACGTCGTCCAGGACGGCGACATTCTGCACATCCGTTTCAACGTCCGCTGA
- the lipB gene encoding lipoyl(octanoyl) transferase — translation MADSGLSRHFLSHFVGVGHRIALRAGTAVCRRDALTPRVCRCYRWGEVPYREAWARQRALASRIAVGEHPPALLLLSHPPTFTFGRRGDPANLLWGEEGARRRGIEVVWVDRGGDVTYHGPGQIVGYPLLPLGQPLPVGAGRFRLPENDYLGYLRRLEAVLIRTLAAFGVKGFRMEGMTGVWVRLPDGAPGKIAAIGVKVDARGISQHGFALNLATNPAHWAGIVGCGLRGYAVANLADLVQPPPPWEAVLDVLQAAFADVFGCLWARDGIIPAAGERPSSSGDRATAS, via the coding sequence ATGGCTGATTCTGGCCTATCTCGGCATTTTCTCTCTCATTTCGTGGGCGTTGGGCATCGCATTGCCCTTCGTGCTGGGACTGCTGTTTGCCGGAGGGATGCGTTGACGCCGCGGGTTTGCCGCTGCTACCGCTGGGGCGAAGTGCCTTACCGGGAAGCCTGGGCGCGCCAGCGGGCGCTGGCTTCCCGCATTGCCGTAGGAGAGCACCCGCCCGCTTTGCTGCTGCTTTCCCACCCGCCGACCTTCACCTTCGGGCGGCGCGGCGACCCCGCCAATCTGCTGTGGGGCGAGGAAGGCGCACGGCGGCGGGGCATTGAGGTGGTCTGGGTGGATCGCGGCGGCGATGTGACCTACCACGGCCCCGGTCAGATTGTGGGCTACCCCCTGCTGCCGCTGGGGCAGCCTCTGCCGGTGGGCGCGGGCCGGTTTCGCCTTCCTGAAAACGATTATCTCGGCTACCTGCGCCGTCTGGAAGCCGTCCTCATCCGCACCCTGGCTGCTTTTGGCGTCAAGGGCTTCCGCATGGAGGGCATGACGGGCGTGTGGGTACGCCTGCCCGACGGCGCGCCCGGCAAGATCGCCGCCATTGGCGTCAAAGTGGATGCCCGCGGCATTTCGCAGCACGGCTTTGCCCTCAACCTCGCGACTAACCCCGCACACTGGGCGGGCATTGTGGGCTGCGGCCTGCGCGGCTATGCTGTGGCGAACCTGGCCGACCTGGTGCAGCCCCCCCCGCCGTGGGAAGCCGTGCTGGATGTGCTGCAAGCGGCTTTTGCTGATGTTTTTGGGTGCCTCTGGGCGCGCGATGGTATAATTCCTGCCGCTGGTGAGCGCCCCAGTAGCTCAGGGGATAGAGCAACCGCCTCCTAA